The Mucilaginibacter terrenus genome has a segment encoding these proteins:
- a CDS encoding ketopantoate reductase C-terminal domain-containing protein, with amino-acid sequence MCVFNSVCPLLEVDNGAFYREPAAMKLAERIIEECAIMAN; translated from the coding sequence CTGTGTGTTTTCAATTCAGTCTGCCCTTTACTGGAGGTGGACAACGGCGCTTTTTATCGCGAACCCGCGGCGATGAAACTAGCAGAGCGCATCATTGAAGAATGTGCTATAATGGCGAATTAG
- a CDS encoding polysaccharide deacetylase family protein, with protein sequence MTWKDEYDMSYEEEKKFIKEGLDAIKHVIGQTAVAYNASFLRRSENTLKTLQELGCIYHIDDLSRDEPFIIKVNQKDFAVVPYTVRNNDLGMIELKNFSPDQYITQIKMEFDQLYEEAAIKRRQLSLTFHDRVSGTPQMVKAATELIKYAEASRRFI encoded by the coding sequence ATGACCTGGAAAGATGAATACGATATGTCTTATGAGGAGGAAAAAAAATTCATCAAAGAGGGTTTGGACGCAATAAAACATGTAATCGGGCAAACCGCAGTCGCTTACAACGCCAGTTTCCTTCGTCGCAGTGAAAACACGTTGAAAACATTGCAGGAACTCGGATGTATCTATCATATTGATGACTTGAGCCGGGACGAGCCATTTATCATCAAGGTCAATCAAAAAGATTTTGCGGTTGTACCGTACACAGTACGTAATAACGATCTGGGTATGATTGAATTGAAAAACTTCTCTCCAGATCAATATATCACACAGATCAAAATGGAATTCGATCAGCTTTATGAAGAGGCAGCAATAAAGCGCAGGCAACTCTCCTTAACTTTTCATGACCGGGTAAGCGGTACACCGCAGATGGTGAAAGCCGCAACAGAGTTGATCAAGTATGCAGAAGCATCCCGGCGTTTCATTTAA
- a CDS encoding nucleoid-associated protein, with protein sequence MVTFFEASLDLVSVHHVGNQTQGEMYALSDHPLALKDEVISSLLMQYFLKPFEKANEVYHLMHSSNNLELNEIYHFATDMFNNKENFQKSAQDIARHLYNVSTHPNIKGGELYVVYFNKVQIEGDLLDAIGIFKSENKETYLKVYPDDGGFAVDYEQEAININKLDKGVLIFNIEKENGYKVAVVDKTTGGQDAAVYWKDEFLQLKIRNDSFNQTSNVLGIYKNFVTEKLDDEFDMSKADKIDLLNRSMKYFKEKETFDIDEFADEVISNPQAIESFKNFKNQYEDEFDTKIGDTFEISDNAVKKQARVYKRVLKLDKNFHIYIHGDKDLIEKGFDDGKAMNYYKVYFKEEA encoded by the coding sequence ATGGTAACTTTTTTTGAAGCATCGCTTGATCTTGTATCAGTTCATCACGTCGGCAATCAAACACAAGGTGAGATGTACGCATTGTCTGACCATCCACTTGCTTTAAAGGATGAGGTGATCTCTTCCCTATTGATGCAATACTTTCTGAAACCTTTTGAAAAAGCGAACGAAGTTTACCACCTGATGCATAGTAGCAACAACCTCGAGTTGAACGAGATCTATCATTTTGCAACCGATATGTTCAACAACAAAGAGAACTTCCAAAAATCTGCACAAGATATTGCCCGTCATCTTTACAACGTAAGCACCCACCCCAACATTAAAGGAGGCGAGCTATATGTTGTTTACTTTAATAAAGTACAAATTGAAGGTGACCTGCTGGATGCAATAGGAATTTTCAAATCGGAAAATAAGGAAACTTACCTGAAGGTATACCCGGATGATGGGGGCTTTGCAGTAGATTACGAGCAAGAGGCAATCAACATTAACAAACTTGACAAAGGGGTACTTATCTTCAATATAGAAAAAGAGAACGGCTACAAAGTTGCAGTTGTAGATAAAACTACGGGAGGCCAGGATGCTGCCGTATACTGGAAAGACGAGTTCCTGCAATTAAAAATACGGAATGACAGCTTTAACCAGACCAGCAATGTGCTGGGCATCTACAAAAACTTTGTAACGGAAAAACTTGACGATGAATTTGACATGAGCAAGGCCGATAAGATAGACCTGCTAAACCGATCGATGAAGTACTTTAAAGAAAAAGAAACTTTTGACATTGATGAGTTTGCCGATGAGGTAATCAGCAATCCGCAGGCTATAGAGTCGTTCAAGAACTTTAAAAACCAGTACGAAGACGAGTTTGACACTAAAATTGGTGACACGTTTGAGATATCGGATAATGCCGTTAAAAAGCAGGCCAGGGTTTATAAAAGGGTATTAAAGCTGGACAAGAACTTCCACATTTACATTCACGGCGATAAGGATTTGATTGAGAAAGGCTTCGATGACGGTAAAGCTATGAATTACTACAAGGTGTATTTTAAAGAAGAAGCGTAA
- the mnmE gene encoding tRNA uridine-5-carboxymethylaminomethyl(34) synthesis GTPase MnmE, translating into MLYKDMTTTEDTIVALATPSGTGAIGVIRLSGPDAINIAQKVWKGKDLTKQASHTLHFGRIMDGENELDDVVASLFVAPRSYTRENVVEISCHGSNFIIGSIIKLLIKNGARSAKAGEFTLRAFLNGQLDLSQAEAVADLIASNSKASQQVALQQLRGGFSNQLKTLREQLVQFASLIELELDFAEEDVEFANRDQLKKLIFEINRIVTSLISSFELGNAIKNGVNTVIAGRPNAGKSTLLNALLNEERAIVSHIPGTTRDTIEEVLNINGINFRLIDTAGIREATDAIEQIGVQRTMDKINESALLLYVFDASQITLDDLNSDLESLKRPNVAMLVVANKADLLNHEQQLPLPHTETVIFISAKQKENIDELKQKIYYAAVKEQLNGNETLITNIRHLEALQKTEESLSRVLKGIDDITSDFLAMDIKQALHYLGEITGAVTTDDLLENIFSKFCIGK; encoded by the coding sequence ATGCTTTACAAAGACATGACTACAACTGAAGATACCATTGTGGCCCTTGCTACACCCTCTGGGACGGGTGCTATCGGCGTTATCCGCTTATCCGGCCCGGATGCAATAAACATCGCTCAAAAAGTGTGGAAGGGAAAAGACCTTACCAAGCAGGCATCGCACACGTTGCATTTCGGCCGTATAATGGATGGTGAAAACGAATTAGATGATGTGGTAGCGTCGTTGTTTGTTGCGCCGCGTTCCTATACACGCGAGAACGTTGTAGAGATATCCTGCCATGGCAGCAACTTTATCATTGGTTCAATTATAAAGTTGCTTATCAAGAATGGCGCACGTTCTGCAAAGGCGGGGGAGTTTACGTTGCGTGCATTCCTCAACGGTCAGCTAGACCTGTCCCAGGCAGAGGCCGTAGCCGATCTGATCGCTTCCAACTCCAAAGCATCTCAGCAGGTTGCATTGCAGCAATTACGAGGTGGTTTTAGCAATCAGCTAAAAACATTGCGGGAGCAGTTGGTTCAATTCGCATCGTTGATAGAGCTGGAACTGGATTTTGCCGAAGAAGATGTAGAGTTTGCCAACCGCGACCAGTTAAAGAAGCTGATATTCGAAATTAATCGGATAGTGACAAGTCTTATCAGTTCGTTTGAATTAGGCAATGCTATTAAAAACGGCGTGAACACTGTAATAGCAGGCCGGCCAAATGCTGGGAAGTCTACCTTGTTAAACGCTTTATTAAACGAAGAACGAGCGATAGTAAGCCACATACCAGGCACTACCCGGGACACCATCGAAGAAGTGTTGAACATAAACGGCATTAACTTTCGCCTGATTGACACAGCGGGCATACGCGAGGCTACAGATGCTATAGAGCAGATTGGTGTACAGCGCACAATGGATAAAATTAATGAAAGTGCGTTGTTGTTGTATGTCTTTGACGCATCGCAGATTACCCTTGACGACTTGAACAGCGACCTGGAGAGCCTAAAACGACCAAACGTAGCCATGTTGGTAGTTGCAAATAAAGCCGACCTGCTGAACCATGAACAGCAGTTACCATTGCCTCATACTGAAACGGTCATTTTTATTTCCGCAAAGCAGAAGGAGAATATAGATGAGCTTAAACAGAAGATATATTATGCCGCTGTAAAAGAGCAGCTAAACGGCAACGAAACGCTTATAACCAACATCCGCCACCTGGAAGCACTGCAAAAAACAGAGGAAAGTCTCTCAAGGGTGTTGAAGGGGATAGATGATATCACATCGGACTTCCTGGCGATGGACATTAAACAAGCGCTACACTACCTTGGCGAAATAACAGGAGCAGTTACTACAGACGATTTGCTGGAAAATATTTTTAGCAAGTTCTGTATCGGCAAGTGA